A part of Setaria viridis chromosome 8, Setaria_viridis_v4.0, whole genome shotgun sequence genomic DNA contains:
- the LOC117833986 gene encoding protein ZINC INDUCED FACILITATOR-LIKE 1 isoform X2, with protein sequence MAAPGAPSTGGRRRVGASRSSSSSSSGSSISSQIRDLHIAKKVEDIGFYAGLVGASYMLGRAFTSIFWGFVADRIGRKPVIVFGIVSAFVFNTLFGLSMRFWMALATRFLLGSLNGLLGPMRAYAVEVCRPEHHAFALSLVSTSWAMGLVIGPAIGGYLSQPTEKYPMFFPANSLFGRFPYLLPCLCISVFCFVILLSSIWLPETLHKHKPVEKKDQENQCIIEHLAADSEEFVEQNTSSALNKSLLKNWPLMSSIILYCIACFDDMAYSEIFPLWAESDRSYGGLSLSSEDVGQVLTITGASLLLYQTFIYPYKVKVLGPINASRVMAILSMMLLFTYPSMTHLPRPWLLIVLNISSALKANLVTTVVTSSVILQNNSVRQDQRGIANGLANTMMSFSKALAPAGAGIVFSWAQKHQHSFFFPGDQMVFLFLGIVVFIEFIWTFKPLLVVPDQFCST encoded by the exons ATGGCTGCCCCGGGTGCGCCGTCGACCGGAGGAAGGCGGAGAGTAGGGGCATCCCGTTCaagctcttcttcctcatctgGTTCATCAATCTCGTCTCAA ATAAGAGACTTGCATATTGCCAAAAAAGTGGAAGACATTGGGTTTTACGCAGGTTTGGTAG GAGCTTCGTACATGCTAGGTAGGGCTTTCACGTCCATCTTTTGGGGGTTTGTAGCAGATCGTATTGGGAGGAAGCCAGTTATTGTGTTTGGAATTGTCTCCGC GTTTGTGTTCAATACTCTGTTTGGACTGAGTATGCGATTTTGGATGGCACTAGCTACACGATTTCTTCTTGGTTCTTTGAATGGCTTACTTGGGCCAATGAGG GCCTATGCTGTTGAAGTTTGTCGACCAGAGCATCATGCCTTTGCATTATCACTA GTTAGCACATCATGGGCAATGGGTTTGGTTATTGGACCAGCTATTGGTGGATATCTTTCGCAG CCAACGGAAAAGTATCCAATGTTTTTTCCTGCCAACTCATTATTTGGAAG GTTCCCATATTTATTGCCATGTTTATGCATATCTGTCTTCTGCTTTGTTATTCTATTAAGCAGCATATGGCTCCCG GAGACACTTCATAAACATAAACCTGTTGAAAAGAAGGATCAAGAAAATCAATGTATCATTGAGCATTTGGCTGCTGATTCTGAAGAATTTGTTGAGCAGAACACTAGTTCAGCTCTAAATAAGAGCTTACTTAAGAATTGGCCACTGATGTCATCTATTATTCTCTATTGCATTGCCTGCTTTGATGATATGGCTTACTCAGAG ATATTTCCTCTATGGGCTGAAAGCGACAGAAGCTATGGTGGACTTAGTCTGTCATCCGAGGATGTCGGTCAAGTACTTACAATTACAG GGGCAAGCCTTCTTTTGTATCAAACATTTATTTATCCTTATAAGGTTAAAGTTCTTGGACCAATCAATGCTTCCCGTGTTATGGCT ATTTTATCCATGATGCTTCTATTTACATATCCATCTATGACACATCTCCCAAGACCATGGTTATTAATTGTTCTGAATATTTCATCAGCGCTAAAAGCAAATTTGGTG ACTACTGTGGTCACATCCTCTGTAATTCTTCAGAATAATTCTGTG CGTCAAGATCAAAGAGGTATTGCAAATGGCTTAGCAAACACAATGATGTCATTTTCCAAAGCCCTCGCTCCAGCAGGAGCTGGTATTGT GTTTTCCTGGGCACAAAAACATCAGCATTCCTTCTTCTTTCCAG GTGACCAAATGGTGTTCCTCTTTTTGGGCATTGTGGTGTTTATCGAATTCATTTGGACATTCAAACCATTACTAGTTGTGCCAGATCAATTTTGTTCAACTTGA
- the LOC117833986 gene encoding protein ZINC INDUCED FACILITATOR-LIKE 1 isoform X1 — MANGGEGEAAAVPLLEKKPAAVYFDGCPGCAVDRRKAESRGIPFKLFFLIWFINLVSSLPILSIYPFLYFMIRDLHIAKKVEDIGFYAGLVGASYMLGRAFTSIFWGFVADRIGRKPVIVFGIVSAFVFNTLFGLSMRFWMALATRFLLGSLNGLLGPMRAYAVEVCRPEHHAFALSLVSTSWAMGLVIGPAIGGYLSQPTEKYPMFFPANSLFGRFPYLLPCLCISVFCFVILLSSIWLPETLHKHKPVEKKDQENQCIIEHLAADSEEFVEQNTSSALNKSLLKNWPLMSSIILYCIACFDDMAYSEIFPLWAESDRSYGGLSLSSEDVGQVLTITGASLLLYQTFIYPYKVKVLGPINASRVMAILSMMLLFTYPSMTHLPRPWLLIVLNISSALKANLVTTVVTSSVILQNNSVRQDQRGIANGLANTMMSFSKALAPAGAGIVFSWAQKHQHSFFFPGDQMVFLFLGIVVFIEFIWTFKPLLVVPDQFCST; from the exons ATGGCCAACGGTGGTGAGGGTGAGGCAGCTGCGGTGCCGCTGCTGGAGAAGAAGCCCGCGGCGGTGTACTTCGATGGCTGCCCCGGGTGCGCCGTCGACCGGAGGAAGGCGGAGAGTAGGGGCATCCCGTTCaagctcttcttcctcatctgGTTCATCAATCTCGTCTCAA GTTTGCCCATATTATCAATATATCCCTTCTTGTACTTCATG ATAAGAGACTTGCATATTGCCAAAAAAGTGGAAGACATTGGGTTTTACGCAGGTTTGGTAG GAGCTTCGTACATGCTAGGTAGGGCTTTCACGTCCATCTTTTGGGGGTTTGTAGCAGATCGTATTGGGAGGAAGCCAGTTATTGTGTTTGGAATTGTCTCCGC GTTTGTGTTCAATACTCTGTTTGGACTGAGTATGCGATTTTGGATGGCACTAGCTACACGATTTCTTCTTGGTTCTTTGAATGGCTTACTTGGGCCAATGAGG GCCTATGCTGTTGAAGTTTGTCGACCAGAGCATCATGCCTTTGCATTATCACTA GTTAGCACATCATGGGCAATGGGTTTGGTTATTGGACCAGCTATTGGTGGATATCTTTCGCAG CCAACGGAAAAGTATCCAATGTTTTTTCCTGCCAACTCATTATTTGGAAG GTTCCCATATTTATTGCCATGTTTATGCATATCTGTCTTCTGCTTTGTTATTCTATTAAGCAGCATATGGCTCCCG GAGACACTTCATAAACATAAACCTGTTGAAAAGAAGGATCAAGAAAATCAATGTATCATTGAGCATTTGGCTGCTGATTCTGAAGAATTTGTTGAGCAGAACACTAGTTCAGCTCTAAATAAGAGCTTACTTAAGAATTGGCCACTGATGTCATCTATTATTCTCTATTGCATTGCCTGCTTTGATGATATGGCTTACTCAGAG ATATTTCCTCTATGGGCTGAAAGCGACAGAAGCTATGGTGGACTTAGTCTGTCATCCGAGGATGTCGGTCAAGTACTTACAATTACAG GGGCAAGCCTTCTTTTGTATCAAACATTTATTTATCCTTATAAGGTTAAAGTTCTTGGACCAATCAATGCTTCCCGTGTTATGGCT ATTTTATCCATGATGCTTCTATTTACATATCCATCTATGACACATCTCCCAAGACCATGGTTATTAATTGTTCTGAATATTTCATCAGCGCTAAAAGCAAATTTGGTG ACTACTGTGGTCACATCCTCTGTAATTCTTCAGAATAATTCTGTG CGTCAAGATCAAAGAGGTATTGCAAATGGCTTAGCAAACACAATGATGTCATTTTCCAAAGCCCTCGCTCCAGCAGGAGCTGGTATTGT GTTTTCCTGGGCACAAAAACATCAGCATTCCTTCTTCTTTCCAG GTGACCAAATGGTGTTCCTCTTTTTGGGCATTGTGGTGTTTATCGAATTCATTTGGACATTCAAACCATTACTAGTTGTGCCAGATCAATTTTGTTCAACTTGA